One Amaranthus tricolor cultivar Red isolate AtriRed21 chromosome 10, ASM2621246v1, whole genome shotgun sequence genomic window carries:
- the LOC130826000 gene encoding probable calcium-binding protein CML36 produces the protein MKQLLKSINPKKIISFKKPKSSFSLTKSEPCSFASSYSNSSSSSDSSTQHKSGHTPARTRSEELTVKSDPWMEETFKMMDLDGDGKITRVELHSLFKRVRVNAQSMTEDEIADMIKAIDIDGDGCISLQELEAAGSVLDPTAADEDDLKGAFDFFDANHDGKISAEELHAGFIALGDERCTLEDCRRMIEGVDKNQNGYVCFEDFSRMMSLSRR, from the coding sequence ATGAAACAACTTCTCAAATCaattaatccaaaaaaaatcatttcattCAAAAAACCCAAATCATCCTTTTCCTTAACTAAATCCGAACCGTGTTCATTCGCATCCTCTTACTCTAACTCCTCATCTTCCTCCGACTCATCTACACAACACAAGTCGGGTCATACTCCGGCTCGAACGCGGTCCGAAGAACTCACTGTGAAATCCGATCCATGGATGGAAGAAACTTTCAAAATGATGGACTTAGACGGTGATGGTAAAATCACGCGAGTTGAACTTCACTCGCTTTTCAAGCGCGTAAGAGTTAACGCGCAATCAATGACGGAAGATGAAATTGCAGATATGATTAAAGCCATCGATATCGACGGTGATGGTTGTATCagtctccaagaacttgaagccGCTGGATCTGTTCTTGATCCAACGGCTGCAGATGAAGATGATCTTAAAGGTGCGTTTGATTTTTTCGATGCTAATCATGATGGTAAGATTTCAGCGGAAGAACTTCACGCAGGGTTTATAGCATTAGGTGATGAACGGTGCACGTTAGAAGATTGCCGGCGTATGATAGAAGGTGTggataaaaatcaaaatggaTATGTTTGTTTTGAAGATTTTAGTCGTATGATGAGTTTATCAAGAAgataa
- the LOC130825335 gene encoding nuclear intron maturase 3, mitochondrial — protein MVFALTRRLSKNPSFLPFSFSPLYSTISQSLSFDQDFDFQPLTKPQLKTLLLSHYNNGKFSSLLQNVVASPSVLFTASQNLTRSSQLTLNSVSTRFNLFQLAHELTHNEFNPESCCVRLYSPQQNGNDLVLPNLKLKVVIEALRIVLDLIYDGAFPTFVYGGRDGLGCHTAVRYMKNYVENPSWWFTVGFNKANFDSIHLGKLCSILANRIDDVGLINLIEKLFECGVVRIELGGIDYGKGLPQECGLCGILFNIYLNSFDRKIQRIRLRMNDENPKFDCVNDVVVYNPLKVYAVRYYDNIMLIISGPKIVGMDLLNWVVKYLEEELELKVDRLRTIIHSAVSEKIEFLGMEFQAVSPSVLRPPLSDKAKRARLKFRRQKEVRAKEMKNARERNRRKLGMKIFSHVFKKLKNSNDGFKFEYRIEDEVRQIFRTWADEVVHEFFESLDEKWSWHRELTSGDFLSLKRIRDQLPKELVDAYDKFQEEVDKHLNPMKARKALEEVKKNEEEEEERKYSERTVSDLTKLCMKVTAPIDLIRKAVRLAGFTNDMGRPRPISLLVALEDADIVKWYAGVGRRWLEYFSCCRNFEMVRTVVTYHLRFSCLLTLAEKHNATKNQTIRHYSKDLKVFDLDGNEEIYFPTEREVKRARDSHLSDPKPVDGALTLALIRLAYDMPSNMCAAHFCDCNNTITYRVCLLQNRVIIDPRDQKQKWVPGLAAFHDSLDRRCYALCSHHASDLYMGRITLQDIDCTSFVDVD, from the coding sequence ATGGTGTTTGCATTAACCAGAAGATTGAGTAAAAACCCATCATTTTTACCATTCTCTTTCTCTCCCCTCTATTCAACTATCTCTCAATCTCTCTCATTTGACCAGGACTTTGACTTCCAACCCCTTACTAAACCCCAACTCAAAACCCTCCTCTTATCCCACTACAACAATGGCAAATTCTCTAGCCTTCTTCAAAACGTCGTCGCGTCACCTTCTGTCCTCTTCACAGCTTCCCAAAACCTCACTCGTTCCTCTCAACTCACCCTTAACTCGGTCTCAACTCGGTTCAATCTCTTCCAACTCGCTCATGAACTCACCCACAATGAATTCAACCCAGAATCTTGCTGTGTTAGATTGTATTCTCCTCAACAGAATGGTAATGATCTTGTCTTACccaatttaaaacttaaagttgtTATTGAAGCTTTAAGAATTGTGCTCGATTTAATCTATGATGGTGCTTTTCCTACTTTTGTTTATGGTGGTAGAGATGGTTTAGGTTGTCATACAGCTGTTAGATATATGAAAAATTATGTTGAAAACCCTAGTTGGTGGTTTACTGTTGGGTTTAATAAGGCAAATTTTGATTCTATACATTTGGGGAAATTGTGTTCTATTTTAGCTAATAGAATTGATGATGTAGGTTTGATTAATTTGATTGAGAAATTGTTTGAATGTGGGGTAGTGAGGATTGAATTGGGTGGGATTGATTATGGGAAAGGATTGCCTCAAGAATGTGGGTTATGTGGGATTTTGTTTAACATTTACTTGAATAGTTTTGATAGAAAAATTCAAAGGATTAGACttcgaatgaatgatgaaaaccctaaatttgatTGTGTAAATGATGTTGTTGTGTATAACCCTCTGAAGGTTTATGCTGTTAGGTATTATGATAACATAATGTTGATCATTTCGGGACCGAAGATAGTAGGGATGGATTTGTTGAATTGGGTTGTTAAGTATTTGGAGGAGGAGTTGGAGTTGAAAGTCGATAGATTAAGGACCATTATACATAGTGCTGTTTCGGAGAAGATTGAATTTTTGGGGATGGAGTTTCAAGCTGTTTCACCTTCTGTGTTACGGCCTCCTTTATCGGATAAGGCGAAGAGGGCACGATTGAAGTTTCGTAGACAAAAGGAAGTTAGGGCGAAAGAGATGAAAAACGCGAGGGAAAGGAATAGGCGGAAGTTGGGGATGAAGATCTTTAGTCATGTTTTTAAGAAGTTGAAGAATAGTAATGATGGGTTTAAGTTTGAGTATCGGATTGAGGATGAAGTGAGACAAATCTTTCGAACGTGGGCGGATGAAGTAGTGCACGAATTTTTTGAGTCGTTAGATGAAAAATGGAGTTGGCACCGAGAGCTTACATCGGGTGATTTTCTTTCGTTGAAAAGAATTAGGGATCAATTGCCTAAAGAGCTTGTGGATGCCTATGACAAATTTCAAGAGGAAGTTGATAAACATTTGAATCCTATGAAAGCTAGGAAGGCATTGGAGGAAGTTAAAAAGAacgaggaagaggaagaggagaGGAAATACAGTGAACGAACAGTTTCGGACTTGACAAAACTCTGCATGAAAGTCACTGCACCGATTGACCTCATTAGGAAGGCGGTCAGGCTTGCAGGGTTTACGAATGACATGGGTCGTCCTAGGCCTATAAGCTTACTTGTGGCCCTAGAAGATGCCGATATTGTAAAGTGGTACGCGGGAGTAGGCAGAAGATGGCTTGAGTACTTCAGCTGCTGTCGTAATTTCGAAATGGTTCGAACTGTTGTAACCTACCATTTACGATTTTCTTGTCTCTTGACACTAGCAGAAAAGCACAATGCcactaaaaatcaaactattaggCATTATTCTAAGGATTTGAAAGTTTTTGATTTGGACGGAAATGAGGAAATATACTTTCCCACTGAACGGGAAGTTAAAAGGGCAAGAGACAGTCATCTTTCGGATCCAAAACCCGTTGATGGTGCGCTAACTCTGGCTCTAATACGACTGGCTTATGATATGCCATCAAATATGTGTGCTGCCCATTTTTGTGATTGCAATAATACGATCACTTACCGAGTTTGTTTATTGCAAAACCGAGTGATTATCGACCCAAGGGATCAAAAGCAGAAATGGGTTCCTGGATTGGCTGCATTCCATGATAGTTTGGACAGAAGGTGCTATGCTTTGTGTTCTCACCATGCTAGTGATTTGTACATGGGTAGAATAACTCTACAAGATATCGATTGCACTTCGTTTGTCGATGTTGATTAA